In Erigeron canadensis isolate Cc75 chromosome 1, C_canadensis_v1, whole genome shotgun sequence, a single window of DNA contains:
- the LOC122604644 gene encoding rhamnogalacturonan I rhamnosyltransferase 1 — protein MDVRSENSSSSVQVVRWAKLPGQVIQRTRLQVWFIRVCSSILIWTCLVQLLTVGELWHPKFFTGFSSPVNGSTRLSSEPINIIPIPPPPALPLPLPPAYPPPRNYISNGFLKVSCNGGLNQMRAAICDMVTVARLLNLTLVVPELDKTSFWADPSDFEDIFDVNHFINSLRDEVRIVKRLPKRFSRKYGFQPLEMPPVSWSGEKYYLEQILPLFSKHKVIHFNRTDTRLANNGIPSDLQKLRCHVNFKALKFTPAIESLGNKLVHMLQEKGPFMALHLRYEMDMLAFSGCTHGCTIDEAEELKRLRYAFPWWREKEIVSEEKRSQGLCPLTPEEATLILRALGFDQDTQIYIASGEIYGSEKRLSALRATYPLIVKKETLLDPEELRQFQNHSSQMAALDFMVSVASNIFVPSYDGNMAKLVEGHRRYHGFKKTIQLNRRKLVELIDLHHNGTLSWDEFSNAVKSSHKRRMGQPNHRTIIAEKPKEEDYFYANPEECFCEMANCSYQ, from the exons atggaTGTTAGATCTGAAAACAGTAGTAGTAGTGTACAGGTGGTGAGGTGGGCTAAGTTGCCAGGGCAAGTTATTCAAAGAACAAGGTTACAAGTGTGGTTTATAAGGGTCTGttcaagtattttaatttgGACTTGTTTAGTTCAGCTTTTAACTGTTGGTGAGCTTTGGCACCCGAAATTTTTTACCGGGTTTTCGAGCCCAGTTAATGGATCCACAAGATTGTCTAGTGAACCCATAAACATTATTCCAATACCTCCACCTCCAGCATTGCCATTGCCACTGCCACCAGCCTATCCACCTCCAA GGAATTACATAAGCAACGGGTTTCTTAAAGTTTCTTGTAACGGTGGTTTGAATCAAATGCGAGCTGCG ATATGTGACATGGTGACAGTTGCTCGTCTCTTAAATCTCACTTTGGTTGTTCCTGAGCTTGATAAGACATCTTTCTGGGCTGATCCtag TGATTTTGAGGACATATTTGATGTCAACCACTTCATTAATTCTCTGAGAGACGAAGTCCGGATTGTCAAAAGGCTGCCAAAGAGGTTTAGCAGAAAATATGGATTTCAGCCATTAGAGATGCCACCTGTTAGCTGGTCTGGTGAAAAATACTACCTTGAACAG ATTTTACCACTTTTTAGTAAACACAAGGTGATACACTTCAATAGAACGGATACACGACTAGCAAACAATGGGATCCCTTCAGATCTTCAAAAACTCAGATGTCATGTCAATTTTAAGGCCCTAAAGTTCACACCTGCAATTGAGTCTCTAGGGAATAAATTGGTGCACATGCTCCAAGAGAAGGGACCATTTATGGCATTGCACTTGAGATATGAGATGGACATGTTGGCATTTTCAGGTTGCACACATGGCTGTACCATTGATGAAGCTGAGGAACTCAAACGTTTGAG GTATGCATTTCCGTGGTGGAGGGAGAAGGAGATAGTGTCGGAAGAGAAAAGATCACAAGGTCTTTGTCCTCTTACACCCGAGGAGGCAACCTTAATTCTTCGAGCACTTGGTTTCGATCAagacacacaaatatatatagcttCTGGCGAAATTTATGGCAGTGAAAAGAGACTTTCAGCTTTAAGGGCTACATATCCTCTTATC GTGAAGAAAGAAACATTATTAGATCCTGAAGAGTTGAGACAGTTTCAAAATCATTCGTCCCAAATGGCAGCTCTTGATTTCATGGTTTCAGTTGCTAGTAACATATTTGTTCCATCTTATGATGGTAACATGGCGAAGCTTGTGGAAGGTCACCGAAG GTACCATGGCTTTAAAAAGACTATCCAGCTGAATAGAAGAAAACTAGTAGAATTGATAGATTTGCACCATAATGGTACACTTTCATGGGATGAGTTTTCAAATGCCGTGAAATCATCACACAAAAGAAGAATGGGCCAACCAAATCATCGTACAATTATTGCAGAAAAACCTAAAGAAGAAGACTACTTTTATGCCAATCCTGAAGAATGTTTCTGTGAGATGGCAAATTGTAGTTACCAGTAA
- the LOC122584815 gene encoding acidic repeat-containing protein-like, whose amino-acid sequence MGAVFSSPTPSIPSQLQKPKSASTMAEASSAKPIDTKIPDKKPIDTKNPDEKPIDTKNPDEKPTDTKNPDEEPIDTKNPDEKTIDTKNPDEKPIDTENPDEKLTDPVQESEKKEGEEGEEEGECGFCLFMKGGGCREEFINWEKCVEEGEKGNEDTVEKCSEVTSALKKCMEANSDYYGILLQAEKDAEQQVLNQLDQEEKKKQEEKEKEKGVAEGLNSGEEQDSKPKAEPKQES is encoded by the coding sequence ATGGGTGCTGTTTTTTCTTCCCCAACTCCCTCAATTCCATCCCAACTACAAAAACCTAAAAGTGCCTCCACCATGGCTGAAGCCTCTTCTGCTAAACCTATAGATACAAAAATCCCAGATAAGAAACCTATAGATACAAAAAACCCAGATGAGAAACCTATAGATACAAAAAACCCAGATGAGAAACCTACAGATACAAAAAACCCAGATGAGGAACCTATAGATACAAAAAACCCAGATGAGAAAACTATAGATACAAAAAACCCAGATGAGAAACCTATAGATACAGAAAACCCAGATGAGAAACTAACAGACCCAGTTcaagaaagtgaaaaaaaagaaggggaagaaggagaagaagaaggggAATGTGGGTTTTGTTTATTCATGAAAGGTGGTGGATGTAGAGAAGAATTTATAAATTGGGAAAAATGTGTTGAAGAAGGTGAAAAGGGTAATGAAGATACTGTTGAAAAATGTTCTGAAGTTACTTCTGCTTTGAAAAAATGTATGGAAGCTAATTCAGATTACTATGGAATACTTTTGCAAGCCGAAAAAGATGCCGAACAACAAGTTTTGAATCAGTTAGATcaggaagaaaaaaagaaacaggaagaaaaagagaaagaaaaaggtgttGCAGAAGGATTGAATTCAGGGGAGGAGCAAGATTCGAAACCGAAAGCGGAACCGAAACAGGAAAGTTAG